GTTAGGCTTATTTTGTGCAATTAAAGTAGTAAAACTTACATATATTCTACCTTGTATGTAAAAACTTCAAATAAAATCATACTTGTTAGGTAAAAGGACGTTTTTTTATAAGAAGTTTTATGAAGATATAATGCTCTATATGCCTAGAACATTGTAAAAAAATAATAAATTTAACAAAAATTTCTAAAAATTAACGAATTGTTAATTTATACTTAACTTCATATTAACAAATTAGGTGTATTATATAAACATAAGCAAAAACAATAAAAAACAATTAAAAAAAGATAAAAACACAAAAAAGGGGGAAGATATGAAAGAATTTATATTTACTTGTCTGTGTATTGTAGTAATTACATTCATGACAAGTTGCATATCAACAACACCACAAACTACTCAAGGAAAAGGAAATAATAAACTTACAATATATGCAGCATTAGAAGAAGAGCAAATAGCTTACTATATGGAAGGATTTAGAGAAGAGTATCCTAATATTGATGTAGAGATAGTTATGGATTCTCATGGTGTAATAGCTTCAAAATTATTGGCAGAAAAGGATAATCCACAAGCAGATGTTATATGGGGATTATCAGCAATGAATATGATAGAACTAAAAGAAGATGGCGCACTTGAAGCATATAAGCCTAAAAACTATGACAAGGTAGATAAGAGATTTAAGGATACTGGAAAAGATGTGTCATGGGTAGGTATGAGTGTACCAGAGACAGCAATAGTGGTTAATTACAAAGAACTTGAAAAATTAGGGCTGGATGTTCCAAAAGGATATAATGATTTAATAAAACCAGAGTACAAAGGTCTTATAACAATGCCAAATCCAGCATCATCTGGTACAGGTTATCTTACAGTATCAGGACTTATTCAAATGATGGGTGAAAAAGAAGCTTATAATTACATGAATAAACTACATAAGAATATAGCTACATATACACATTCAGGTTCAAAACCTGCAAAGCTAGCTGGTTCTGGAGAATATCCAATAGGTATTACACTTGGATATAGAGCTACACAGCAATTGTCTAGTGGGGAACCTATAGAAGTAGTATTTCCAAAAGAAGGTTCAGGCTGGGATTTAGAAGCAAATGCTTTGGTTAGGAAAGACAATATAAAAAAAGAAGCAAAATTGTTTTTAGATTGGGCAATAAGTGATTCAGCTATGGACAGATATGCACATGAAGTAGCAGTGACTTCTATAAAGACAGATAATCCTGTACCAAAAGGTTACTCTAAACGTCCATTAGAACAGTTGATTAAAGAAGTTGATTTAAACTCTGCATCGAAAAATAGAAGTGCAGTATTAAAAACTTGGGAATCAAAGTACGGTTCAAAATCAGAAAGTAAGTAAAAGTCAAATAAGTTTTTTAATAGAAATAGTTTAATAGAAATGGAAAAAAGAAATTTATAAGAAAAATTAAAATACAAAATTTAAAAAACAAATATAATTGTATAAGGGGAGATTAGACATGAGTTACTTAAAAATAAATAATGTGTTCAAAAGTTATGACCAAAAAAGAGTTTTAAATAATATTAGCTTGGATATTGAAGAAGGTGAATTTCTATGTTTACTTGGACCTAGTGGATGTGGAAAAACTACATTACTTAGAATAATAGCAGGGCTTGAAGATGTAAATAGTGGGGCTATAATTCTTCAAGATAAAGATATTACAAATTTAGAGCCATCAAAAAGAGGTTTTGGGATAGTATTTCAATCATATGCATTATTTCCAAATATGACAGCATATAACAATATAGCTTTTCCGCTTAAAGAAAAAAAAGTATCAAAAGAAAAGATAGATAAAAAGGTTAGAGAAGTACTTGAAACAGTTGGATTGAGTAATGAAGCTCATAAGTATCCTAAAGCATTGTCAGGTGGCCAACAACAGAGAATAGCAATAGCAAGAGCATTAGCACTTGAGCCAAAGTTTTTACTTTTAGATGAGCCAATGTCTGCACTTGATGCAAAGGTTAGACACAAACTTAGAATGGATATTAAAAAATTACAGAAAGAATTAAATATAACAACAATAATGGTAACACATGACCAAGAAGAAGCTATAACTATGGCAGATAAAATTGCAATCTTAAATGGTGGTGATATAATGCAAATAGGGACTCCAGAAGAAATATATCAAAACCCTCAAAACCTATTTACAGCTCAATTTATAGGAGATACAAACTGTTTTGATAGAGGAGATTCCATATTAACTGTAAGACCAGAATATGTTCAAATAGAAAAATCAACAAAAGAAAATTATCATGGAATAATATCCAATATAGAATTCAGAGGAAATCTATTGAGAGTTGAAATAAAAGATAAATTAAATGAAAACTTTATAATAAGTGATGTTTCTATAAAAGAATGGGTTAATTTAAATCTAGTAGAAGGCGACTTTGTAAGTGTAAGTATAGATGAAAAATACTATTTAAAGTATCCAAAAGTTAAAGGAGCATAAATATATGAATAATAATGCTATAAGTTCTAAAAGTATAAATATTAAATCTAAAATGAATTTAGATTTAAAAAAATGTATGCTTACAGTATTAGTTATGTCTTTGGTAATATTTTTACTGGCACCCATAATCTATCTGTTTGTACAAGCATTTTTAG
This sequence is a window from Clostridioides difficile. Protein-coding genes within it:
- a CDS encoding ATP-binding cassette domain-containing protein; the protein is MSYLKINNVFKSYDQKRVLNNISLDIEEGEFLCLLGPSGCGKTTLLRIIAGLEDVNSGAIILQDKDITNLEPSKRGFGIVFQSYALFPNMTAYNNIAFPLKEKKVSKEKIDKKVREVLETVGLSNEAHKYPKALSGGQQQRIAIARALALEPKFLLLDEPMSALDAKVRHKLRMDIKKLQKELNITTIMVTHDQEEAITMADKIAILNGGDIMQIGTPEEIYQNPQNLFTAQFIGDTNCFDRGDSILTVRPEYVQIEKSTKENYHGIISNIEFRGNLLRVEIKDKLNENFIISDVSIKEWVNLNLVEGDFVSVSIDEKYYLKYPKVKGA
- a CDS encoding putative 2-aminoethylphosphonate ABC transporter substrate-binding protein — protein: MKEFIFTCLCIVVITFMTSCISTTPQTTQGKGNNKLTIYAALEEEQIAYYMEGFREEYPNIDVEIVMDSHGVIASKLLAEKDNPQADVIWGLSAMNMIELKEDGALEAYKPKNYDKVDKRFKDTGKDVSWVGMSVPETAIVVNYKELEKLGLDVPKGYNDLIKPEYKGLITMPNPASSGTGYLTVSGLIQMMGEKEAYNYMNKLHKNIATYTHSGSKPAKLAGSGEYPIGITLGYRATQQLSSGEPIEVVFPKEGSGWDLEANALVRKDNIKKEAKLFLDWAISDSAMDRYAHEVAVTSIKTDNPVPKGYSKRPLEQLIKEVDLNSASKNRSAVLKTWESKYGSKSESK